The DNA sequence ACCCAAACCAGATGTGGCCATTTTGGGAATCGCCGGCCGGGCAAACCTCAATGGAAAACCCTTCGATGGATCCGCAGCTGAGTTTGCATTACAGGAGATACAATGGCTCGGGAGCCCCTCTCAAGTGATATGGTGCTTGCATGATGAAAGGTAACATGGCAGCATAGACGCTAAGATAACCCCCAGGCTGACTCTCCATAGCTGCATTCCACCATACAGAATCGACACCCTGGCTGCCACGGCCGCAGTCGAGAAGGAAACGGCGTCAAAGGTCTTGCATCTAACACATGCCGAGGTCTATAGGTTGGACCTGTAGGCCAGCTAACCGATAGATTAATCAGCAATCACACTTCTATGCCCTCAATCGACTCAACGGACGTAGATACGTAGCAAGACgctttctttgctgtttAAAGCCCGCAGTACTACGCTTGGCTTTGCTAATCTGTCAAGGACCCTGTGAAATTGACATAGATGGACTATCGATAGGTGCGCTAATTAATAGTAAGCGCGTATTTTCCATGATGAGCCATTGAACCGACGGAGTACTTGTGCCTTGCAGGGCTAAGCCTACGGAATCAAACAGAAGCCTGTCTCCGGCACGGCTCCGGCTGGAGGATTTGATATGTATAACCGGACCTGCGCCGGTGACTATCATTCGGACAGAGTTGTTACTCCACCTCCACTCCTATTGATTCCGGAAAAGTTCCGGCCAATCGGAATCAAGACACCCCACATGAgagtgtatgtacatactagTGCTGTATACGAAGCTCATCCAACCTGTGGATGTACGGCTGGCTGAGAGATCAGTTCTCATAGATACACGATTGTCTTTCGGTTGTTTTCTACCTCTTTAGCTCTTTTCTAAACCCAGGAAAAGACCCCCGCCGTCAAATTCGAGTCCTACGTTGCTTAGTTAGTCCAAACATGGCGGAATGTCCAACCCGTTCTCACTACCGGGAACAACAACGGTTCGAGAAATCAGACATAGGTACCTCGACAGAGATTCCAATTATCCAGCAAGATACAACGCACTCTGATTTCCCAGAGGGAGGACGACAGGCATGGCTTGTGGTCTTTGGAGCATGGTGTGCTTTGTTTTGTACATTTGGTCTTATTACCTGCATAGGCGTGTTCCTGGAGTACTACAAGAACGGACCACTAGAAAAATACACTGCCAGTCAGATAAGCTGGATCACAAGTGTACAGGTGTTTCTTCAGGTCGGAAGCTCGATCTTGGTGAGTTATCTTGAATGTTCCTGACTCCTCCATTACGATATTGCATATCAATATACTGAACCAAAACAGTGGGGACGTCTGTATGATTCGTATGGTCCTAGATGGCTACTTCTACTTGGAACTCCTCTCTATTGCTTTGGACTTATGATGACCTCTCTGTCGACGCAATATTATCAAATCTTTATCTCTCAGGCCATTTTAAGTTCGATCGGGTCCGGGGCTGTCTTCAATGCTAGCCTGACCTCCACAACGGCCTGGTTCTACAAGCGCCGAGGCACGATATTCGGTATTGTGAACTCCGGATCGTCCCTCGCGGGGGTTGTCTTGCCTATCATGATGACCCGGTTGTTCCAATCGATTGGGTTCAGCTGGACTCTCCGTGTCCTCGGCTTCATGTTCTTGGCTCTCTGTGGTATAGCATGCGCAACGGTGAAGACTCGATTGCCACCTAATTGGCGTCCAATCTCCGTCACGGACTATATCCGGCCCCTTAGGGAATTGAAGATGGTATTGACTGTGCTTGGCGGGTTTCTATACTTCTGGGGAATGTTCCTGCCTTTGAATTATATCATTATCCAGGCGCAGGCGAACAGGGTATCACCCACGCTTGTTCCCTACCTCCTCCCGATAATTATTGCAGTCAGCCTCATCGGTCGACTACTTATGGGCGTCGCCGCCGACCGTTTCGGGCGGTTCAACTgcatcatcgccatcacaGCCATGTCTGGAATCACGACATTGGCTCTATGGATCCCCGGGAGCAATAGTACAGCAGCGGTGATCATTTATGCCGTATGCTTCGGGCTTGGATCCGGTGGCTATGTGACGCTCTTCCCGTCGTGCGTGACTCAAATCAGTGATTTTGAGGAGATTGGAACCGGGCTCGGGATTGCGCAGTTGATCAACGCCTTTGGCGCATTGACTGGCTCTCCACTTGGGGGCGCCCTGATCCGGGGTCAGGATAGTAGCACTGATTTTCTGGGTCTTCAGGTCTTCTGTGGCGTGACTATGGTTGCTTCTGCTGTAGCATTCTGCGCCGCGCGATATACTCAGGTTGGAATGCGAATGGCGAAGGTGTGATGTTGGAAAACAGTTTCTGTCAGATAGCTAGCATGCTGGCCGGGTTACAACTTTCTGGTGAGACAAATACAATTCTACATTAAATCCTATTATTTGTAATTGCACAAGTGTTCAACGACTATATAAGTGACTATCAAGGGAGCTCAGGGGCATCATCCTTCGGCTTCCAGCCCAAGAACCTCATGACATTCATAAGGCCACCGACGACCACCAGAACAAGACGAAGACCTGCAATTACAGCTTTCCCTTTGAAACTATCCATGTTAGGTAACTGAACGGGTCATTAGCATTGCATTTGGTCACTTTAACAAGGGGCTAGGCGCGTACCACTTGTGCAGAGCTTCTCTTGACCCAGGTGAATGCTCTTGGAATCATTGCCCGTTCGTACACACCCACTTGGACgcggatatcatcatcaaataACAATCCGATCCGATCCTTCTGCTTTGCAAGCTCCAATAGAGGGCCAAGAGCATCGGCTGTGTCGTGAATTGCCTGATTCGCTCCCATTCCTCTCGAAGGGAGCATCGGGTGGATGGCGTCACCGATAAGCCACACTCGGGGGTTGGCGATGCTCCGATCCAGGCTGCTCTCCTTGCCCAATAGAAGATTGCGCCTCCAGTCCACTGGTATGGTTTTAGCGTATCTCCATGGGACACTTTGAATTGCGTCGGGATCTAGCGCATCGAtgagcttgaagaaatcCGGATGACATCTCGTCTCCGCAAGCTTTTCCCGCATAAAAGCCTTCGTGTCTGGTAGTTGTATAGCCTCAATGGAGGAGGGCCCTTCCATCCAGCCAAATCCGACCATCAGAAATGCTTGTTCCTCATCGTAGTTACTCGGCTTCTTTAAGCCACTCAGGTCCCCCGACACGGAAGCTTTCTGTGAGGGTGCCAAGCTGTCAGGAAGGTAGGCTGCTGCAAAGAGCATTGCACTCGCGGCGGTAGTGAATATCGCGCCTTTCTCAATGAGAGGCCGTGGAAGGGTACGGAGGACGCTCCAAGGGAGGTGACATTTCCCAAGCAGTGAGCCCGCGCCGAGGGAGCCGTCCTCGATGATATTGTTACAGCCAAGCTGCTTGTTAGCACGACTACCACTCCCTTCCGCCGAGAGTAGAATATCACAGTCCTCGCTCGGCCCGTCCTCAAAATGAGCCCTGATCTTGCTTTGACCTGGTgtctcttcgtcgtcgatcACTTCAAATCGCACGAATTTCCTGCCGTGCCTCATGATGCCTTTCTGGCGTAGGGGAGCCTGGAGGAAATCACGGAGTCGAGCACGCCCAATCGGAGCGCTCTTCTCATAAGCTGGGAATTTGCCCAGGTCGAGCAGGAGTTCCATTTCCGTATTGTAGATTGCCGGTGCAGATGATACCACGCCGCCAGAGCGCCCGAAGCAAAGGAGCAGCTCCCTATACTGCTCCTCCGTCAAACAGGCTCTGAATCCCATCAGCGCATGCGCTCCAAGCCGAATCTGATACCCGTCTCGGCCCGAGCTTTCCGTGTCGCGCTCGAAGACGGTGACATCGAATAGGTCGTTGCCCTTGTTGACGAGTCCATTCGCCATGCAGGCGCCAGCGAGACCGCCGCCGACTATGATCACCTTGAGTTTTGGcattttgtttttggtttgtcTTCCTTTGGTATATACCTAGGAAGTACAGGGCGTTGTGCTGACCCAAGGGAAGTGGGGGAAGAGGATAGGCTGAAAAGCAAGTCAAGACACGGCCGCAGTCTCTGTGCCTTGTCAATTCAGAACTCACATTTACTGGACCTTTTTTGTTATGGctgatatatattttcgtTGCAGATACTACTACCACCGCTTGAACCGCGACGGCTCTTAGCCCCCGGAGCTAGAGGATTCGTCCGATATTCCAACCTCCCTACACGTAACCCGGCAAATCCTATTCGCTAGGATGCCAATGGGCTGCCCCGGATTTTTGCCTGTCGGTTAGCGTTGGTTGGATTGCAAGCTCGGCACTATGTACTACCCTACAGGTAAGACACTAGGTATGCAGCCTATCCTCTAATGGGGCCCGTGGAGTCTTGCCCCCAAAAAGGGACTTACCTCCTAGGAGCCGTCCGGGAAGGACCATCGATGATATGCCGTGCGTATATTAGGGTTTCTACTCCGGGGTAGTGAAACCTTAACCCCTCTCAGTCCGTCATGTGGACGTTCAACGGCTTCGATCAGCAATACCTGTCAGGCTCAGTGTAGGGCTTTAGTGATACACTAAAATGCCGGATAGCCCCCATCAAAGAGCCTGCCTGTTCCCAAATACATCGCGAGTTTTAGAATGTCTGCTTAACTGAATAGTTTTAATTTGCACGAACTGGCTCCACTTGGCCGCCCAAGAATTTCACCAAAGCTTCCCATTGATTGCAGGTCCTTTACCCACCACTTCGTAACAGTATATCGTTTCCCCGACCATTCAGGTACCTCCTGCAAACTTTTGGGTCCTCCTCCGAATCTGTCTGCCAAAGATGTAGATGAAGATACCGATAACCATCAGCGCAGCCATAATCCCCGCACAAATGTTGAAGGCTCCTTCATATCCCGTTTTATGCACGAATGCAATAGCCCCGTAGGAAATACCAAACCCGATAAATCCACGGCACGAGCAAATCAACACAAGAGTAGCATCGACGCGTTGGGGATATCTGTAATCGTTCAGTAAGGCAGCCTTTTTGTATTATGCATCAACCCGAACGTACGCATCCATGCAGtagacaaaggaag is a window from the Aspergillus oryzae RIB40 DNA, chromosome 6 genome containing:
- a CDS encoding uncharacterized protein (predicted protein), which gives rise to MKHGLLRLGELMPVEQQSEGQRSFVEYVSDRKRNVFSHCDGGQLMYNFLVEGKALLWSAHLGGYEGILKDLKPKPDVAILGIAGRANLNGKPFDGSAAEFALQEIQWLGSPSQVIWCLHDERLTLHSCIPPYRIDTLAATAAVEKETASKVLHLTHAEVYRLDL
- a CDS encoding uncharacterized protein (monocarboxylate transporter); translated protein: MAECPTRSHYREQQRFEKSDIGTSTEIPIIQQDTTHSDFPEGGRQAWLVVFGAWCALFCTFGLITCIGVFLEYYKNGPLEKYTASQISWITSVQVFLQVGSSILWGRLYDSYGPRWLLLLGTPLYCFGLMMTSLSTQYYQIFISQAILSSIGSGAVFNASLTSTTAWFYKRRGTIFGIVNSGSSLAGVVLPIMMTRLFQSIGFSWTLRVLGFMFLALCGIACATVKTRLPPNWRPISVTDYIRPLRELKMVLTVLGGFLYFWGMFLPLNYIIIQAQANRVSPTLVPYLLPIIIAVSLIGRLLMGVAADRFGRFNCIIAITAMSGITTLALWIPGSNSTAAVIIYAVCFGLGSGGYVTLFPSCVTQISDFEEIGTGLGIAQLINAFGALTGSPLGGALIRGQDSSTDFLGLQVFCGVTMVASAVAFCAARYTQVGMRMAKV
- a CDS encoding FAD-dependent oxidoreductase (predicted protein), with the protein product MPKLKVIIVGGGLAGACMANGLVNKGNDLFDVTVFERDTESSGRDGYQIRLGAHALMGFRACLTEEQYRELLLCFGRSGGVVSSAPAIYNTEMELLLDLGKFPAYEKSAPIGRARLRDFLQAPLRQKGIMRHGRKFVRFEVIDDEETPGQSKIRAHFEDGPSEDCDILLSAEGSGSRANKQLGCNNIIEDGSLGAGSLLGKCHLPWSVLRTLPRPLIEKGAIFTTAASAMLFAAAYLPDSLAPSQKASVSGDLSGLKKPSNYDEEQAFLMVGFGWMEGPSSIEAIQLPDTKAFMREKLAETRCHPDFFKLIDALDPDAIQSVPWRYAKTIPVDWRRNLLLGKESSLDRSIANPRVWLIGDAIHPMLPSRGMGANQAIHDTADALGPLLELAKQKDRIGLLFDDDIRVQVGVYERAMIPRAFTWVKRSSAQVVRA